In Thermodesulfobacteriota bacterium, a genomic segment contains:
- a CDS encoding ATP-binding protein: protein MPKINKVTKSEDLSLKEVFDAIADGIIILDKSFSILNMNDAAENIFNISRRKAYQKSIFTYLPEEIEETAKKALAEERTIMVEEINPVLRGGERIAIQASASPIFSGKGEIKCLIIQIRDLSGSNFLSKRSLQQLSSSNFEVFITGLAHELKNPLSGIRGAAQILASETKNEETIKCADIIMKEADRLRDLIEKFKRLEPFAKDAFELVDIHEVLSDITFLESKSSSKGEINIIQKFDVAIPPILGNENSLKQAFLNIIKNAKEANPDNAIIEISTRWITDYKLRNENVISVEIRDNGEGIPKENLEKIFSPFYTTKKKGSGLGLFIAYQIIAKHGGAIFVESELSKGTKFQVHLPFAK from the coding sequence TATGAACGATGCTGCAGAGAATATCTTTAACATCTCGAGAAGGAAGGCATATCAAAAATCCATCTTTACATACCTTCCCGAAGAAATAGAAGAAACGGCAAAAAAAGCACTGGCCGAAGAAAGGACTATAATGGTTGAAGAAATTAACCCGGTGCTAAGAGGAGGGGAAAGAATAGCGATCCAGGCATCCGCTTCACCTATATTTTCTGGTAAGGGGGAAATAAAGTGTCTAATCATTCAGATAAGGGACCTTTCGGGGTCGAACTTTCTTAGCAAGAGAAGCCTTCAGCAACTATCAAGTTCCAATTTTGAAGTTTTTATCACCGGGCTTGCACATGAGCTCAAGAATCCATTGAGCGGTATTAGAGGAGCCGCGCAGATATTAGCCAGTGAGACTAAGAATGAAGAAACTATTAAGTGCGCCGACATAATCATGAAAGAAGCCGACAGGCTGCGCGACCTTATTGAAAAGTTCAAACGCCTCGAACCCTTCGCCAAAGATGCATTTGAGTTAGTAGATATCCATGAGGTCCTTTCAGACATCACGTTTCTTGAATCAAAATCCAGTTCTAAGGGAGAAATTAATATTATTCAGAAGTTCGATGTGGCCATACCGCCAATCCTGGGAAACGAAAACTCACTGAAGCAGGCTTTTTTAAACATAATAAAGAATGCAAAGGAGGCAAATCCAGACAATGCAATTATAGAAATTTCCACAAGGTGGATTACCGACTACAAACTCAGGAACGAAAACGTTATCTCCGTGGAAATAAGAGATAATGGCGAAGGAATACCAAAAGAGAATCTGGAAAAAATCTTTTCCCCCTTTTATACTACTAAGAAGAAGGGATCCGGTCTTGGCCTGTTTATTGCATACCAAATAATAGCAAAGCATGGAGGTGCGATATTTGTTGAGAGTGAATTAAGTAAGGGAACAAAATTTCAAGTGCACCTCCCTTTTGCCAAGTGA
- a CDS encoding sigma-54 dependent transcriptional regulator, whose translation MKRKILVVDDEESVRWVIGKCLEKADYTVEYGVSGSQALERVSSEYFSLIILDITMPDISGLEVLHDIRSRGIEIPVIIITAQNTVKNAIDAMKEGAFDYIAKPFDLDEVRLTVDRAINSYENARKVDSLTATLNEAIEMHQGIVGKSPSMLKIYKTIGRIAGKDLTVLIQGESGTGKELIARAIHINSPRKEEKLVSVNLAAMPKDLIESELFGYEKGAFTGASIRKQGRFDEAAGGTLHLDEIGDMPFELQTKLLRVLEEKKFYRLGSEKPVEVNVRVIVSTNKRLEEEVEKGTFRGDLYYRINAITIVVPPLRKRKEDIPLLVDYFNEKYSIDLATYKKTFSEGAKKIMLQYSWPGNVRELENTVKRVIVLSSENMITSDVLLDAAPYLRGEKKETDELFGEFIKSKLEVFLHNNREEASGAIYNLVIQKIEKPLIEEVLRIAKGNKKKAAAILGINRNTLSKKIEEHGIQFEETLQ comes from the coding sequence ATGAAAAGAAAGATTTTAGTAGTGGATGATGAGGAAAGTGTAAGATGGGTAATCGGCAAATGCCTAGAAAAGGCCGATTACACGGTTGAGTACGGAGTGAGCGGGTCACAAGCTCTGGAAAGGGTATCATCTGAATACTTCTCTCTGATAATACTCGATATCACAATGCCTGACATAAGTGGACTAGAGGTGCTCCATGACATAAGATCGAGGGGAATAGAGATTCCGGTAATTATAATCACGGCTCAAAATACGGTTAAAAACGCAATTGACGCCATGAAAGAAGGGGCATTCGATTACATTGCAAAGCCATTTGATTTAGACGAAGTAAGACTCACCGTCGATAGGGCCATAAATAGCTATGAAAATGCGAGAAAGGTTGACTCTCTAACGGCAACATTGAACGAAGCGATCGAAATGCATCAGGGGATAGTCGGAAAATCCCCATCGATGCTCAAGATCTATAAAACAATAGGGCGCATAGCGGGAAAGGATCTGACGGTGCTCATCCAGGGTGAGAGCGGCACAGGAAAGGAGCTTATAGCCAGAGCTATACATATTAACAGTCCTAGAAAAGAGGAAAAACTGGTATCAGTGAATTTAGCGGCCATGCCCAAAGATCTTATTGAAAGCGAACTATTTGGATATGAAAAAGGGGCTTTCACGGGAGCATCAATAAGAAAACAGGGAAGATTTGATGAGGCTGCCGGCGGAACCCTTCACCTCGATGAAATAGGTGATATGCCATTTGAACTCCAGACAAAGCTTTTAAGGGTTCTGGAAGAGAAGAAATTCTACCGGCTTGGCAGCGAGAAACCCGTCGAGGTTAATGTAAGGGTTATTGTATCCACAAACAAAAGATTAGAAGAAGAAGTAGAGAAAGGCACTTTCAGAGGGGACCTTTATTACAGAATAAATGCCATAACTATTGTGGTTCCTCCGCTAAGGAAAAGGAAAGAGGATATCCCGCTGCTTGTGGATTACTTTAATGAAAAATATTCAATTGATCTCGCTACTTATAAAAAAACATTTTCCGAAGGGGCAAAAAAAATAATGCTTCAATACAGTTGGCCGGGAAATGTAAGAGAATTAGAAAACACAGTCAAAAGGGTTATCGTTCTGTCGTCAGAAAATATGATTACATCGGATGTTCTCCTCGATGCTGCTCCTTACTTAAGGGGAGAAAAGAAAGAGACGGACGAACTCTTTGGTGAGTTTATAAAATCTAAGCTTGAAGTCTTTTTGCACAATAATCGCGAGGAAGCTTCGGGTGCGATATACAATCTGGTAATTCAAAAGATTGAGAAACCCCTTATTGAGGAAGTGTTACGGATAGCCAAAGGAAACAAGAAAAAGGCGGCGGCGATATTGGGTATTAACAGAAATACGCTTTCAAAAAAGATCGAAGAGCACGGCATACAATTTGAAGAAACCCTCCAGTAA
- the rnc gene encoding ribonuclease III, whose protein sequence is MLEKSLGYKFKNPALLKTALTHSSYANEFSTESNERLEFLGDAVLGLVVARLLYDNHPRASEGKLSKQRSAIVSRVNFAKFTRELGIDKQIILGKGEERTGGRDRESNLSGAFEAIIGAIYLDGGYRTVFRVISKLLKNSIDEKDIFIDYKTKLQEIAQKKYKQIPRYKVVHEEGPPHKKWFHVEVKIMRRVLGEGMGSNKKEAEQSAAKEGLNKLGILKKTG, encoded by the coding sequence ATGTTAGAAAAGAGTCTAGGGTATAAGTTTAAAAATCCGGCCCTTCTAAAAACTGCACTTACACATAGTTCCTATGCCAACGAATTTTCAACTGAGAGCAATGAAAGGCTTGAATTTCTGGGGGATGCTGTCTTGGGGTTAGTAGTAGCGCGCCTGTTATATGATAACCATCCTAGGGCTTCTGAAGGTAAACTTTCTAAACAGAGGAGTGCGATAGTAAGCAGAGTGAACTTTGCGAAGTTTACAAGAGAACTGGGAATAGATAAGCAAATCATTTTAGGAAAGGGGGAAGAGCGAACCGGGGGTAGGGACAGAGAATCAAATCTTTCCGGGGCCTTCGAGGCGATAATAGGCGCTATTTATTTAGACGGTGGATATAGAACAGTCTTTAGGGTCATATCTAAGCTTCTAAAAAATTCGATCGATGAGAAGGATATATTCATTGATTATAAGACTAAACTACAGGAGATAGCACAGAAGAAGTACAAACAAATTCCTCGATATAAAGTCGTCCATGAAGAGGGCCCGCCGCATAAAAAATGGTTCCACGTTGAGGTAAAGATAATGAGAAGGGTTTTGGGGGAGGGTATGGGAAGCAACAAAAAGGAGGCCGAGCAATCAGCGGCTAAAGAGGGCTTAAATAAACTTGGGATCTTAAAGAAGACGGGTTGA
- a CDS encoding P-II family nitrogen regulator → MKKVEAIIKPFKLDDVKEALKDIGVQGLTVTEVKGFGRQKGHTELYRGAEYVIDFLPKIKLEIIVVDDIVPKVIEVIMDSARTGKIGDGKIFILPMEEVIRIRTGERGIDAI, encoded by the coding sequence ATGAAAAAAGTAGAAGCCATAATCAAGCCATTTAAATTGGATGATGTAAAAGAAGCCCTTAAGGATATCGGAGTCCAGGGATTAACCGTGACAGAGGTTAAGGGTTTTGGAAGGCAAAAAGGTCACACTGAGCTTTACAGAGGGGCAGAATATGTTATAGACTTCTTACCTAAAATAAAACTTGAGATCATAGTGGTGGATGACATCGTTCCGAAAGTAATCGAAGTCATAATGGACAGCGCCAGGACAGGTAAAATCGGAGATGGGAAAATCTTTATCTTACCAATGGAAGAAGTTATAAGAATCAGAACAGGGGAGCGCGGTATTGACGCCATATAA
- the glnA gene encoding type I glutamate--ammonia ligase, with amino-acid sequence MFPEKPGDVLKLMKDQNLEIVDLRFLDFLGTWQHFSVPAHELDANAFSDGLGFDGSSIRGWQSIHASDMLVIPDPKTARIDPFTTIPTLAIICDVVDPITREPYSRDPRNIAKKAAAYMKSTGVADIAYFGPELEFFILDNIQYEQTANSGFYFLDSIEGIWNSARDENPNLGYKPRHKEGYFPTPPSDNFQDIRSEMVRALEQLGVMVEAHHHEVSTAGQAEIDMRFSPIVEMGDRMMWYKYVCRNIARRNGKTVTFMPKPIFGDNGSGMHTHQSLWKNGEPLFAGNSYAGLSELAMNYIGGILKHAPTICAFANPTTNSYRRLVPGFEAPVNLAYSARNRSAGVRIPMYSPSPKSKRIEVRFPDPACNGYLTFSVMLMAGLDGIEKKINPGDPLDKDIYALGPEELAGIPSVPGSLEDALKALENDHEFLLKGDVFTEDVIHTWIEYKTENEVNPVKLRPVPYEFVLYYDV; translated from the coding sequence ATGTTTCCTGAAAAACCAGGAGATGTTTTAAAATTGATGAAGGACCAGAATCTAGAGATAGTAGATTTACGATTTCTTGATTTCCTTGGGACTTGGCAGCATTTTAGCGTGCCCGCCCATGAACTGGATGCTAACGCATTTTCAGATGGACTTGGTTTTGACGGTTCTAGTATTCGGGGATGGCAATCAATTCATGCAAGCGATATGCTTGTGATACCAGACCCAAAAACAGCCAGAATCGATCCGTTCACTACGATTCCAACTTTGGCTATAATTTGCGACGTAGTTGATCCCATAACTCGTGAGCCATACTCCCGCGATCCTAGAAACATTGCAAAAAAAGCTGCCGCATACATGAAAAGCACGGGAGTAGCGGATATCGCCTACTTCGGCCCTGAGTTAGAATTTTTTATACTTGACAATATACAATATGAACAGACCGCAAATTCTGGATTCTACTTCCTGGACTCTATAGAAGGAATTTGGAACTCTGCAAGAGATGAGAATCCAAACCTTGGTTACAAACCAAGGCACAAAGAGGGATATTTCCCAACCCCTCCTAGCGATAATTTTCAAGATATCAGATCAGAAATGGTAAGAGCACTTGAACAGCTTGGTGTCATGGTAGAGGCCCATCATCATGAAGTGTCAACAGCGGGACAGGCAGAAATCGATATGCGATTTTCTCCTATTGTGGAAATGGGTGATAGGATGATGTGGTATAAGTACGTATGCAGAAACATTGCGAGAAGGAATGGAAAAACTGTGACATTTATGCCCAAGCCGATTTTTGGAGACAACGGCTCTGGTATGCATACACACCAGTCACTCTGGAAAAACGGAGAGCCCCTTTTTGCCGGTAACAGTTATGCGGGATTGAGTGAACTGGCAATGAATTACATTGGGGGAATCCTAAAACATGCACCAACCATCTGCGCCTTTGCAAATCCTACGACAAATTCATACAGGAGATTGGTGCCAGGATTTGAAGCCCCTGTAAATCTAGCATATTCGGCGAGAAACCGAAGTGCAGGGGTCAGAATACCCATGTATTCACCAAGTCCCAAGTCGAAAAGGATTGAAGTGAGGTTTCCAGATCCGGCATGTAACGGCTACCTAACATTCTCCGTTATGCTCATGGCAGGTCTTGATGGGATCGAAAAGAAAATCAACCCTGGTGATCCACTTGATAAAGATATTTACGCATTAGGCCCGGAGGAACTTGCCGGTATTCCATCAGTTCCCGGTTCTCTGGAGGACGCACTGAAAGCACTTGAGAATGATCATGAATTTTTGCTTAAAGGTGATGTATTTACAGAGGATGTGATTCATACCTGGATCGAATACAAGACCGAGAATGAAGTTAATCCCGTGAAGCTCAGACCTGTTCCATACGAATTTGTACTCTATTATGATGTATAG
- the nuoL gene encoding NADH-quinone oxidoreductase subunit L, protein MLVWVILAPLLGALINGLVFASGFWKKVIGGDEHTEKRIVSFLGCGVIFISAILSSILFLRLLVLAPSDREIVQELYLWIASGDFSVSIEFLFDPLSCVMALVVTWVSFLIHVYSIGYMHEDRSYSRYFTYLNSFVFFMLVLVLGNNFPLLFVGWEGVGLASYLLIGFWYEDYEKAHAGKKAFIVNRIGDFGFIIGIFLIFYVFGSTNFSDVFSKALDPAFIDAIPGVLITVIALLLFIGAVGKSAQFPLYVWLPDAMAGPTPVSALIHAATMVTAGAYMMARCSAFYTQSPTAQMLVVSIAAFTALLAASMAITQNDIKKVLAYSTISQLGYMFMAVGVGAYAAGLFHLVTHAFFKALLFLGSGSVIHSLAGEQDIRKMGGLRSYIPFTSYTFLIGTLAIAGIPLLSGFYSKDGILASLIERGYIIHWFIALFTVGLTALYMIRLYLLTFEGSTRLSESIRSHIHDSPYTMTIPLLVLALLSIFGGYIGVPDFMARTVGISHSNIFEDFLLPSVYLIDVSSSVHHFLGHWSATLLSIIAAVVGTVVAVYLYIINPASQQMLMRSNLVSAIYRYSYAKWFVDEIYDTIFVKPFNGISKSAAMFDLNIIDGAVNGISDVVIRTASILRSAQTGMLRFYAAAMAIGALGIIVYIVIAAG, encoded by the coding sequence GTGCTCGTTTGGGTAATTTTAGCACCTTTATTAGGTGCATTGATCAATGGTCTAGTATTTGCCTCGGGATTTTGGAAAAAGGTTATTGGGGGAGACGAACACACAGAAAAAAGGATTGTAAGCTTTCTTGGATGTGGTGTAATCTTTATCTCAGCAATACTGTCTTCGATTTTATTCCTTCGTCTTCTAGTGCTGGCCCCTTCCGATAGAGAAATAGTTCAAGAGCTATATTTATGGATTGCTTCAGGGGATTTTTCAGTAAGCATTGAGTTTCTATTTGATCCCCTTTCCTGTGTCATGGCTCTTGTCGTGACGTGGGTAAGCTTCTTAATACACGTTTATTCTATAGGGTATATGCACGAGGACCGCTCCTATTCGAGGTATTTCACTTATCTGAATAGCTTTGTTTTCTTTATGCTGGTATTGGTGCTTGGTAACAATTTCCCGCTATTGTTTGTCGGTTGGGAGGGCGTAGGTTTAGCATCCTATCTTCTAATAGGATTCTGGTATGAAGATTATGAAAAGGCACATGCTGGTAAAAAGGCTTTTATTGTAAACAGAATAGGAGACTTTGGATTCATAATCGGTATTTTTTTGATTTTTTATGTATTTGGGTCGACAAATTTTTCTGACGTGTTCAGCAAAGCCTTGGATCCCGCTTTCATCGATGCCATTCCCGGTGTCTTAATTACTGTTATCGCACTTCTTCTATTTATTGGTGCGGTTGGCAAATCCGCTCAGTTCCCGCTCTATGTCTGGCTTCCGGATGCAATGGCGGGCCCTACACCTGTAAGCGCATTAATACATGCTGCCACGATGGTTACTGCGGGTGCATATATGATGGCAAGGTGTAGTGCATTTTATACACAGTCACCTACTGCTCAGATGTTGGTGGTTTCAATAGCTGCGTTTACTGCCTTGCTTGCAGCTTCTATGGCAATTACTCAGAATGATATTAAGAAGGTGCTGGCCTATTCGACAATAAGTCAGCTTGGTTACATGTTTATGGCAGTCGGGGTTGGGGCTTATGCTGCCGGTCTTTTTCACCTCGTCACGCACGCATTTTTTAAGGCTTTGCTGTTCTTGGGCTCAGGGAGCGTAATTCATTCTCTTGCTGGGGAACAGGACATAAGGAAAATGGGTGGGTTGAGAAGTTACATTCCATTTACTTCATACACCTTTCTTATCGGTACTCTTGCAATAGCCGGAATTCCTCTTCTATCGGGGTTTTACAGCAAGGATGGAATCCTTGCTTCTTTGATTGAGAGAGGCTATATAATACACTGGTTTATTGCACTCTTCACCGTTGGTTTAACGGCATTATACATGATTCGATTGTACCTGCTCACATTCGAGGGCAGCACCCGCCTGTCTGAATCAATCAGGAGTCATATCCATGACTCCCCATACACGATGACGATACCCCTTCTGGTACTTGCGTTGCTTTCCATATTTGGCGGATATATTGGAGTCCCCGATTTTATGGCCAGGACAGTTGGGATTTCGCATTCAAACATTTTCGAGGATTTTTTATTACCATCAGTCTATTTAATAGACGTCAGTTCGTCCGTGCATCATTTTCTCGGCCATTGGAGTGCAACATTGTTATCAATAATTGCCGCGGTTGTTGGGACTGTGGTTGCCGTTTACCTATATATAATAAATCCTGCTTCACAACAGATGCTTATGAGGAGTAATCTAGTATCTGCTATTTATAGGTATTCCTATGCAAAGTGGTTTGTAGATGAAATATACGATACTATTTTTGTAAAACCTTTTAACGGCATTTCAAAGAGTGCTGCTATGTTTGATCTAAATATAATTGACGGCGCTGTAAACGGAATTTCAGATGTTGTTATCAGGACTGCTTCCATCTTGAGATCTGCACAAACAGGTATGCTAAGGTTCTACGCGGCAGCGATGGCGATAGGGGCTCTAGGCATCATTGTCTATATTGTAATTGCTGCTGGCTGA
- the nuoK gene encoding NADH-quinone oxidoreductase subunit NuoK codes for MAIGVEHYLVLSSILFVIGTIGVITRKNIIIVLMSIELMLNSANLAFVAFSKVLGDMTGQVFMIMSITVAAAEVAVGLALVVSVYTHRESLNIDVLKMLKG; via the coding sequence GTGGCAATTGGCGTTGAACACTACCTTGTGCTTAGCTCAATACTCTTTGTTATAGGTACTATTGGTGTTATCACAAGGAAAAATATAATCATAGTGCTGATGTCGATAGAGTTGATGCTCAATTCTGCAAACCTTGCCTTTGTTGCTTTCTCCAAGGTGCTCGGAGACATGACGGGTCAGGTATTCATGATAATGTCCATAACTGTCGCTGCGGCTGAAGTGGCTGTCGGGTTAGCCCTTGTTGTCTCGGTTTACACACACCGTGAAAGCCTGAATATAGATGTTCTAAAAATGCTTAAGGGATGA
- a CDS encoding NADH-quinone oxidoreductase subunit J, giving the protein MEAILFYIFAAASVAGAFLVITHGNPVVCALSLVLTLFSTAVLFILLLAQFIAAIQVLVYAGAIIVLFIFTVMYLNLNEDSLKFDYQNSPIKLGILLVILVVVGYLTSLGFNKGLILYGAKAISNDQFGTVEGVGRVLFRDYILPFELTSVLIVVAIIGVVVIAKRRLD; this is encoded by the coding sequence TTGGAAGCCATACTTTTTTACATTTTTGCCGCTGCATCGGTAGCGGGGGCTTTTCTTGTTATTACGCATGGGAATCCCGTGGTTTGTGCTCTATCACTAGTTCTTACGCTTTTTTCCACCGCCGTGCTTTTTATCTTGCTTCTTGCACAATTTATTGCGGCAATTCAGGTCCTCGTATATGCCGGGGCGATAATAGTGCTTTTTATCTTTACTGTGATGTATCTAAACCTTAATGAGGACTCGCTTAAGTTCGATTATCAAAACAGTCCTATTAAGCTCGGTATTTTATTGGTGATACTTGTTGTGGTCGGCTATTTAACAAGTTTAGGCTTCAACAAGGGCTTAATTTTATACGGTGCCAAAGCAATTTCGAATGACCAGTTTGGAACGGTGGAAGGTGTGGGCCGGGTTTTATTCAGAGATTATATTCTACCCTTCGAGCTCACATCGGTGTTAATCGTAGTTGCCATAATAGGGGTTGTGGTTATAGCTAAGAGGAGGTTGGATTAG
- a CDS encoding glucose 1-dehydrogenase, protein MRLKGKTALITGGGEGIGKATALLFCKEGAKVGITGRTKKKLDQVVREAKGKGEIVAFPGDVSLEKQVKDTVNKFIERFKKVDILFNNAGMLEAGNVLTTSVDSWDRTIDINITGMFLMSKYVIPHMIKNGGGSIINNSSVAGFIGCENTLAYSTSKGAVMQFTRSMALDHVKQGIRVNTICPGFIKTKMNEDFIGNPPDAQKQLDEIAAKIVPIGKRGEPIDIAYGILYLASDEARYVTGSSLVIDGGWTAY, encoded by the coding sequence ATGAGACTCAAGGGCAAAACCGCTTTGATAACGGGTGGAGGTGAAGGAATCGGTAAGGCGACAGCGCTCCTTTTCTGTAAGGAAGGGGCAAAGGTTGGAATCACCGGAAGAACCAAGAAGAAATTAGATCAGGTTGTAAGAGAAGCTAAAGGTAAAGGGGAAATTGTGGCTTTTCCTGGCGACGTATCTTTAGAAAAACAAGTCAAAGATACTGTAAATAAATTCATAGAGAGGTTTAAAAAAGTCGACATATTATTCAACAATGCAGGTATGCTCGAAGCTGGGAATGTTTTGACGACCTCGGTGGATTCATGGGACAGGACAATTGATATAAATATCACAGGTATGTTTTTGATGTCAAAATATGTTATTCCACATATGATAAAAAACGGAGGTGGTTCAATAATAAATAACTCCTCGGTTGCAGGATTTATAGGATGCGAGAATACACTCGCCTACAGCACATCAAAAGGTGCTGTCATGCAGTTCACAAGAAGCATGGCGCTAGACCATGTAAAGCAGGGAATCAGGGTAAACACAATATGTCCCGGGTTTATAAAAACCAAGATGAATGAAGATTTCATCGGGAACCCGCCCGATGCACAAAAACAGTTGGATGAAATAGCAGCCAAAATCGTTCCCATTGGAAAGCGCGGAGAGCCCATCGACATAGCATACGGCATCCTCTATCTTGCGTCGGATGAAGCTAGATACGTCACTGGATCAAGCCTTGTTATAGACGGCGGTTGGACAGCTTATTAA